A DNA window from Arachis duranensis cultivar V14167 chromosome 3, aradu.V14167.gnm2.J7QH, whole genome shotgun sequence contains the following coding sequences:
- the LOC107478124 gene encoding uncharacterized protein LOC107478124, with protein MAKVEDEQQQQPPNSSSMEPPSSYIFLLNIMSKRRTWACLFLLVYGTLLTSSWNFLKSMLSWYNLQAQSSSSSSSSSSGWPAIYTSVILGTVFGILSMVAALVVMVPAILVTWITIVVLLAFFGKPKRTLVVEGRKITREIFGFVVKILLKEGNLVAAVCAVLGYFALVRRNNYDGQASAAVD; from the coding sequence ATGGCAAAAGTAGAAgatgaacaacaacaacaaccccCAAATTCTTCATCCATGGAGCCACCTTCCTCGTACAtcttcctcctcaacatcatgAGCAAAAGAAGAACATGGGCATGTCTCTTCTTGCTTGTTTATGGCACCCTCTTAACATCTTCATGGAACTTTCTGAAATCCATGCTCTCTTGGTACAATCTCCAAGCtcaatcttcatcatcatcttcttcatcctCATCTGGGTGGCCAGCAATCTACACCTCAGTGATTCTTGGCACAGTTTTCGGGATCCTTTCAATGGTTGCAGCTTTGGTTGTGATGGTACCTGCGATTCTTGTGACATGGATAACTATAGTGGTGCTCCTTGCTTTCTTCGGTAAGCCGAAAAGAACTTTGGTTGTTGAAGGTAGGAAGATTACAAGGGAGATTTTTGGGTTTGTGGTTAAGATTCTTTTGAAGGAAGGGAATCTTGTTGCTGCTGTTTGTGCTGTTTTGGGGTATTTTGCTTTGGTTAGGAGGAATAATTATGATGGACAAGCCTCTGCTGCTGTTGATTGA